GCAACGATGCTGCTCACTTCGTGCATCGGGGATCTCGACACCCTGCCCCTCAACCCGTCCGACTCGACCTCGGAGACCGTCTACGGGAAAGACGAGAACGGCTACCTGGCCGGGCTCACCAAACTCTATTTCAATTTCGTCTCGAACGACACCACCGACCTGCAGGTCAGCGACGGCGGCGCCTCGGAGCTCATCCGCGCATTCTGGACGATCCAGGAGGTTACGGCCGACGCCTGCAAATGCGCCTGGGAGAACGACGCCTGGGTTCGCGCCATGAATACCGACACGTGGTCCGACGCCGACAACGACGCGACCTACGCCGTCTACGTACGTACGTTGCAGGGCATCGCCTACGTGAACGAGTACCTGCGCCAGACCGCCTCGGACAAACTCTCCGACCGCGGCGTGAGCAGCGAACTGGCCGCCAGGATCCAGAGCTTCCGTGCCGAGGCCCGTTTCCTGCGCGCCTATTTCTACTGGATCGCCCTCGACGTGTTCGGCGACGTGCCGTTTACGACCGAGACCTCGCCCTTCGGCGGCGGTGTGAACCCCAAACAGGCCTCGCGCAAGGATGTCTTTGACTACTGCATCTCGGAGCTGACCGACCTGGCTTCGGACGAAAGCGCGATGCCTGCCGCACGCTCGAACTACCCGCGTGCCGACAAGGGTGCGGTCAACGGCCTGCTGGCCCGCATGTACCTCAATGCCGAGGTTTATGCCGGCACCCCGATGTGGACGGAGGCCAAATCCGCCTGCGAAGCGATCTTCGGCATGGGCTACTCGCTCTGCCCGGAGTATTCCGACCTCTTCCGCGGCGACAACGGCGAGAACGCCGACGCCCTGAAGGAGATCATCTTCGGCGTGGCATACGACGCCGAGCAGACGCAGTCCTACGGCGGCACGTCGTACCTGACGCTGGCAGCCATCGCCGCCACCGACGTGACGGCCGAACAGAAGATCAACGGCGTGAACAACGGCTGGGCCGGCATCCGCGTACCCTACGAATACGTACAGAAATATTTCAACGCCCGCAACGCGGACTACACCACGGGCGAATATACGGTCAACGACAAACGCGGCGGAATGTTCTACATCAAAGGCCGCCAGGAGTCGATGAACGATGCGCTCTATGTCTTCCTCAACGGGTGGACTTGCCTCAAGTTCAACAATATCCCCCACGACATGACCAACGACGAATTCCTTGCCACGGCTGCATCGAAGGCATACAGCGACATCGACTTCCCGATGATCCGCCTGGGCGAGATCTACCTGATCTACGCCGAGGCCTGCATGAACCTGGGACAGGCCAACACCGCGCTGCCGAAGCTCAAGGAGCTGACCGACCGCGCCGGGGTATCGGCCCCCTCGTCGGTCACGGCCGACTACCTGCTCGAGGAGCGTGCCCGCGAGCTGATGTGGGAGGGGCACCGCCGCACCGACCTGATCCGCTACGGCAAGTTCACCACCCCGTCGTTCCTCTGGACATACAAGGGCGGCACCTTCACCGGACAGGGGTTCGATGATTACATGAAAATCTTTGCCATCCCTTCGTCGGAGCTCGCTTCCAACCCCGAACTGCACCAGAATCCCGGCTACGGAAACGCAACCGATAAATAACCAACCCTAAAAATCGTACGACTATGAAAATTACACGATATGCGATGATGCTGGCGGCTGCGACGGGGCTCCTCTCCGCCTGCCAAAAGCTCGACGAGGTAAAGGCCTACGACCCCGACAAGGTCGTGGCGCCCGTGCTGCATGCGCTGCCCGGGGAGATCGTCATTACGCCCGACAACATGGGCTCGACGCAGACCTTCACCTGGGACGCCGCCGACTTCGGCGTCCGCACCCAGATCAACTACTCGATCGAAGCCTCGTACAACGACGGTGCGAAACTGGTGCTCTTCACGGGAATGAACGGCACCTCGTCGGAACAGACCTATGAAAGCCTCAACAACATCCTTGCGCTGTCCGTGGAAGACGGCGGCCTGGGGGTTCCCTCGGGCGAACCTACGGACGTGGATTTCTACATCAGCGCCACGATCGGCACCGACTTCGAAAAATTCTACTCCGCCCCCGCCACCGTCCGCATGACCGTGACGACGGCCGAGCGTACCTATCCCCAGGTCTGGGTAATCGGCGATTACTGCGGCTGGAATTTCGACAACGCACAGGGACTGTTCTGTTTCTCCGGCGACGAGGTCACCTACGAAGCTATCGTTGACTTGGGCGAAAAAGCCGCCAACGGCTTCAAACTGAGCGGCGAAGCCGGTTGGAACGATGCCTGCAACTGGGGCACCGACGGTGATGCTGCGGCTCCGGAAACGGAAGCCCCGTCGATCACGCTGATCTCCAGCGGCGGTTCCGGAAACATCATGGTCTATTCCAAGCGCTTCTACCGCTTCGTATTCGACCGTTCGACATTAACGTTAAGCAATAAGCTGTCGTTCAACTCGATGGGTATTATCGGCGATGCCACTCCGGGCGGCTGGGACACCGACACGGAGATGAATTTCGACACCCAAAAACAGCGTTTCTGGGTCGACGTCACACTGACCGCCGGGGAATTCAAATTCCGTGCGGACAACGACTGGGCGATAAACTTCGGCGGGGCGGACGGACGCCTTTCGCAGAACGGCGACAACATCAAGGCCACGGCGGGCAACTACCGCGTATACGCAACCCTGAACAACTCTGCGGAGATCACCTACGAACTCAATGCCGGCGACTACGGCACGGGCGGCGGCGAAGAACCCGACCCGGGGCCGGAAAAGGCCGACTGGTACATCCACGGCCAGACCGTCGCAACCCCCGACTGGGGCCCGACGGCCATGGAGAGCGCCAGCTCGAACATCGTGGCCTACAAGGCCGCAGGGGTCGAGGTAGCCGCCAACTCGGAATTCCTCTTCAAGAGCGGCGACGAGTCGCAGTGGATCGGGGCCGACGCCGCATTCGCCGGCAGCAGCCCCTACACCTGCACGATCGGCTCGGCCTTCAAGGTTTCCGCCGACAAGGTCAATGCCGTGATCGCCGAAGCCGGCACGTACGACTACTGGCTGCTGCCCGAGGCGGGACGCGCCTACGTGATGGCCGCAGGCGCCAAGCCCGAGCTGGTCGCCGACACATGGGGACTGGTCGGCAACATCACCGGATGGGGTGACCTGGGCGATTTCTCCATGAGCGAGGAGGGCGCCTACCTCGTTCGCAAAGGCGTAGTCCTGACCACCGCCAGCGAATTCAAGATCCGCTTCAACAACGCCTGGGACGACTCCAAGAACTACGGCACGGCGTCGGGCGGTGCGGTCGACATCAACAAGGCCGTCGACATCATCACCAGCGGCGGTTCGCAGAACATGAAAGTCCAGCTCGACGGCACCTACGACATCTATTTCGACCTCGCGAATTCGCAGATATACATCATGTCCGAGGGCAAGACCCCGGCAGAGGCCGAATAACGGCCACCCTTTCACGGGACGGCACACAGAGATTGCCGTCCCGTTTCTGGCCTGCCGCCCCTGACCGGACGGCAGGCCCCGAAACGAACTTTAACCGAGATTCCGCTATGAAAAAATTTCTTTTCCTGCTGCTGGCACTCGTACTTTCCGTATCCGTGTCGTGCAGCGACGACAAGACCGGCGATACCGGCGGCAGTATGCTCTCCGTGACCCCCACGGAGATAGAATTCGAAGCCGCAGGCGGCAGCCGGCTGCTCGACCTGCGCACCGATGCGGGCGCGTGGTCGCTGACGCAGAGCGACAATACCGCATGGTGCACACCGGCCCTCACATCGGGCAAAACCTCCACGTCGTTCGCGGTCACGGCGACCGCAAACGAGTCGTCGAAACGCTCCGCGACGCTTACCTTCACCGCCCCGGGCTGCGATCCGGTCGTCGTCACCGTGACACAGAGCGGCGATGCCTCCCAGGATTTCGAGGGCGAGCAGGTCGTCGCCCAGCCCGATGCGTGGGACAACCGCAAACGCGCCGACATAAGCTACCAGCTGCTGGTATACAGCTTTGCCGACGGCAACGGCGACAAGGTGGGCGACCTGCCGGGGCTGACCCGGCGGCTCGACTACATCGACGCACTCGGCGCCTCGGCCGTGTGGCTCTCACCGATCCATCCGGCGGCTTCGTACCACGGTTACGACGTGCTCGACTACGAGGCGGTCAACCCCGCCTTCGGGTCGGACGCCGACCTGAGGGCATTCATCGACGCGGCCCATGCCCGCGGCATCCGGGTCTACCTGGATTACGTGCTCAACCATACGGGCAAAGACCACCCGTGGTTCAAATCGGCCGCCGCGTCCGAAGGGAGCCCTTACCGTGACCGCTATATCTTCTCCGAAGACCCGCAGGCCGACATCGCGGCCGGGCGGATCGACCAGATCGCCACGGAAGGCGCCGCAGGCTACGATGCCGGACAATGGTTCTCGACCGACACGGGGGCGGGTGCCGCCGGGCGCTTCAAGTTCGTGCTCGACTGGACAAATGCCGACAGCCCGACGGTGACCGTTACCGAAACGGCCGATGCCGCGGATGCGGACAATACGCAGGGCGGCGCGGACGACAAATACCTCTATTTCGGCAACGGCACGAGCAAACGCTTCTACGCCAGGGGCGGCAACAGTTACGAACTGACGCTCGACTTCGATTCCGACTGGGGATTCCTCGTCCGCACCTCGACCACGTCGTGGGCCGCAGGCACCAAATACGGCGCCCCCGACAACCGGACGATCATCCGGTTCGGGGAGCCCTTCACCCTGATGTCGAACCGCTCGGCCGATCCGGCCAACGTGCAGTTCTCGCTGCCGACGATGTACCATTCGCACTTCTGGACGGCGGCATTCGCCGACCTCAACTACGGCAAGGCCGCCGAGGCCGAGCAGTCCGGGGCGTTCAAGGCCGTCACCGAAGCGGCCGACAAGTGGGTACGCATGGGCGTGGACGGGTTCCGCCTCGATGCCGTGAAGCACATCTACCACAACGCCTACAACGACGAGAACCCCACGTTCCTCAAGAAATTCTACGACCGCATGAACGAGAGCTACAAGGCCGCCGGCGGAGAGGGCGATTTCTACATGGTGGGCGAGATGCTCGACGAAGCGGACAAGGCGGCACCCTATTACCGGGGGCTGCCGGCGCTGTTCGAATTCACGTTCTGGTACAAGCTCAAATGGGCGCTGCAAAACGGCATCGGATGCTATTTCGTCAAGGACATCCTCGACGTGCAGCCCCTCTACGCACAGTACCGCAGCGATTATATCGAAGCCACGAAACTTTCGAACCACGACGAGGATCGCACGGGCTCCGACCTGGGACAGTCCGCCGAAAAGATGAAGGTGGCGGCCGCCGTGCTGCTCACGGCGCAGGGCGCACCCTACATTTACCAGGGCGAAGAGCTCGGGTACTGGGGCACCAAATCCAACGGCGACGAATATGTCCGCACCCCGATCCTGTGGGACAAGGCGGGCAACGAACTGGCTTCGGGAAGCCTCTCGGGCAAGATCGACATGCAGATGCTGACCCCGGCGATCTCGGTCGAGGCACAGGCCGACGACGACGGTTCGCTGCTCAACCTCTACCGCACGTTCGCCCGGCTGCGCAACACCTACCCCGTGCTGGCGCAGGGCAAGATGGTCAAACACCCGGTCTACAACGACGGCAACACCTCGCAGCAATCCATCGCGGCCTGGTACCGCGAGCTGGACGGCGAACGGATGCTCGTCGTGCACAACTTCGGCCGGGAGGAGCAGATACTGACCCTTACCGACCAACCGGACAAGGCCGTAGGCGTCTCAGGTGAAGTGAAACTTCAGCGCGGCGACGCTTCGTCGAAACTGCTCATGGGCGCCTGGTCGTCGGTGGTATTCACGCTCTAAACGACACGCCATGAAACGCTTGCCCGCATTACTTCTCGCAATGGTACTGGTTGCCTGCGGCACACGGCCGCAGCAACCGGCCGCCCACCCCGACTGGAGTTACAACTCGGTCGTCTACGAAATGAACGTGCGCCAGTACACCCCCGAAGGGACGCTGGCGGCGGCCGCACGCCACCTGCCCCGGCTCAGAGAACTGGGCGTGGACATCGTCTGGCTGATGCCCGTCTACCCCATCGGCGTCAAGGAGCGCAAGGGAACCCTCGGCTCGTACTACGCCATCTCCGACTACGAAGCCGTCAACCCCGAATTCGGCACGCTGGAGGATTTCGACCGGTTCCTGGCCGAAGCCCACAGACTCGGGCTGCGCGTGATCCTGGACTGGGTGGCCAACCACACCTCGCCCGATGCCCGCTGGATCGAGGAGCGCCCGGCCGACTGGTATGTACGTGACTCGCAGGGCAACACCATCGTGCAGTACGACTGGACGGACATCGCCAAGCTCGACTACGGCAACGCGGACATGCGTGCCGCAATGGCGGCCGCCATGCGTTTCTGGCTCGACCGCGGCATCGACGGATTCCGCTGCGACATGGCGTGCGAGGTACCCATCGACTTCTGGCAGCAGACGCTGCCCGCACTGCGGAAAGAGTACCCCGGCATCTACCTGCTCGCCGAGGGCGAAGCCCCCGCATTGCACGACGGGGCGTTCGACGCCTCGTATGCGTGGGAGCTGCACCACCTGCTGAACGACATCGCACAGGGACGGAAAAGCGCCGCAGACCTGCGTGCCTACGTCGCCAGGGATGCCGCTGCCATGCCGCGCGAGGCGTTCCGCCTGATGTTCACCTCGAACCACGACGAAAACTCGTGGGCCGGGACGGAATTCGAGCGCATGGGCGACGCGGCACGCGTGATGGCGTTGCTGACCTTCACGCTGCCCAACGGGCAGCCGCTCGTCTATACCGGACAGGAGATGGGGTTCGACCACCGCTTCGAGTTCTTCGAGAAAGACCCCGTCCCCGCGTGGGAACGCAACGGATTTACGGATTTCTACGCCGCCCTGATCCGGCTGCGCCACGAGAACCCGGCGCTCGCAGCCGGGGAACGCGGCGGGCAGGCCGCATACCCGCTCGGCGAACGAACACCCGACGGCCTGATGCTGTTTTCCCGTACGGCCGGCGGCAACGAGGTGACAGTCGCTGCGAACCTCAGTGCGGAGGAGGTCGCATTCGACCTGCCGTTCGAGGGCTCGCGCCGCGAGTTCTTCACCGGGAAGGAATACACGGGCGGCACCCGCACCGTGCTTCCCGCATGGCAATGGCTGGTCTTCGCACAAGACAGGAGATAAAAGTTGCGGACATGCGCCGGGGATGCGCGGAAACAGCGCCGGGAACCCGCCGGGAACCCGATAGAACCCGACGGGAATAGACAATAAACCATCCGAGAAGCACAGGGATGCGCACGAGAAGCACAGGGATGCCCCGGGCGAAACGGGAATCGCTGGAAACCGATTTTTTGCTAACTTTACAAACGACGATATTTTGAACCGATTTTTCATGACACTCGCAGCAGCCGGACTGCTCTCCTGCACAGGGACAGGACAGTCCGCATTCGACCCCGCCTCGGTGGCAGACGCCTCGGGCGAGGTTACCCGCGTCGAACCCCTCTCGTGGTGGACGGGGATGCAGACCCCGCTCCAGTTGCTCGTCAACGGGGCCGGCATCGCGGCATACGACGTCCGCATCGAAGGCGGACAGGGCGTCGGGGTGAAGGCCCGCCACAAAGCCGACAGTCCCAATTACCTATTCGTGGACGTGGAGGTGAAACCCGACGCGGAGCCGGGCACCTACTACCTCGTATTCTCGCAGGGGGAACGACAGTTCAAGGTTCCCTATGAGATCGCGGCACGCGCCGAAGGCTCGGTCGCACGCAAGAGTTTCACCACGGCCGACATGATCTACCTCCTGATGCCCGACCGCTTCGCCAACGGCGATGCGTCGAACGACTCGACGCCCCACACGCGGGAGCGCGCCGACCGCAGCGCCTTCTTCGGCCGCCACGGGGGCGACCTGCAGGGGATGATCGACCACCTGGATTACATCGCAGGGCTGGGCGCCACGGCCGTATGGCCCACGCCGCTGCTGCTGGACGACGAACCCGAAGGTTCGTACCACGGCTACGCCTGCGGCGACTACTACCGCATAGACCCCCGGTTCGGCTCGAACGAACTGTATAGGGAGTTCGTCGGCAAAGCCCACGAGCACGGGCTGAAGGTGATTATGGACATCGTCACCAACCACTGCGGCACGGGCCACTGGTGGATGAAAGACCTGCCTTTCAGGGACTGGATACACCAGTTCCCCGAATACACCGGGACGAACGTCTGCTTCTCGACGAACATGGATCCCAACGCTTCGCGCTACGACCTCGACCTGCAGGAGAGCGGCTGGTTCGTGCCGTCGATGCCCGACATGAACCTCGACAATCCCTATGTGCTGCAATATTTCAAGCAATGGGCCGTGTGGTGGATCGAGTATGCCGGCCTGGACGGGTTCCGCGTCGACACCTACCCCTACAACGAGAAG
This Alistipes shahii WAL 8301 DNA region includes the following protein-coding sequences:
- a CDS encoding RagB/SusD family nutrient uptake outer membrane protein; this encodes MKIDIKHFALAAAGATMLLTSCIGDLDTLPLNPSDSTSETVYGKDENGYLAGLTKLYFNFVSNDTTDLQVSDGGASELIRAFWTIQEVTADACKCAWENDAWVRAMNTDTWSDADNDATYAVYVRTLQGIAYVNEYLRQTASDKLSDRGVSSELAARIQSFRAEARFLRAYFYWIALDVFGDVPFTTETSPFGGGVNPKQASRKDVFDYCISELTDLASDESAMPAARSNYPRADKGAVNGLLARMYLNAEVYAGTPMWTEAKSACEAIFGMGYSLCPEYSDLFRGDNGENADALKEIIFGVAYDAEQTQSYGGTSYLTLAAIAATDVTAEQKINGVNNGWAGIRVPYEYVQKYFNARNADYTTGEYTVNDKRGGMFYIKGRQESMNDALYVFLNGWTCLKFNNIPHDMTNDEFLATAASKAYSDIDFPMIRLGEIYLIYAEACMNLGQANTALPKLKELTDRAGVSAPSSVTADYLLEERARELMWEGHRRTDLIRYGKFTTPSFLWTYKGGTFTGQGFDDYMKIFAIPSSELASNPELHQNPGYGNATDK
- a CDS encoding SusE domain-containing protein, which translates into the protein MKITRYAMMLAAATGLLSACQKLDEVKAYDPDKVVAPVLHALPGEIVITPDNMGSTQTFTWDAADFGVRTQINYSIEASYNDGAKLVLFTGMNGTSSEQTYESLNNILALSVEDGGLGVPSGEPTDVDFYISATIGTDFEKFYSAPATVRMTVTTAERTYPQVWVIGDYCGWNFDNAQGLFCFSGDEVTYEAIVDLGEKAANGFKLSGEAGWNDACNWGTDGDAAAPETEAPSITLISSGGSGNIMVYSKRFYRFVFDRSTLTLSNKLSFNSMGIIGDATPGGWDTDTEMNFDTQKQRFWVDVTLTAGEFKFRADNDWAINFGGADGRLSQNGDNIKATAGNYRVYATLNNSAEITYELNAGDYGTGGGEEPDPGPEKADWYIHGQTVATPDWGPTAMESASSNIVAYKAAGVEVAANSEFLFKSGDESQWIGADAAFAGSSPYTCTIGSAFKVSADKVNAVIAEAGTYDYWLLPEAGRAYVMAAGAKPELVADTWGLVGNITGWGDLGDFSMSEEGAYLVRKGVVLTTASEFKIRFNNAWDDSKNYGTASGGAVDINKAVDIITSGGSQNMKVQLDGTYDIYFDLANSQIYIMSEGKTPAEAE
- a CDS encoding alpha-amylase family glycosyl hydrolase; translated protein: MKKFLFLLLALVLSVSVSCSDDKTGDTGGSMLSVTPTEIEFEAAGGSRLLDLRTDAGAWSLTQSDNTAWCTPALTSGKTSTSFAVTATANESSKRSATLTFTAPGCDPVVVTVTQSGDASQDFEGEQVVAQPDAWDNRKRADISYQLLVYSFADGNGDKVGDLPGLTRRLDYIDALGASAVWLSPIHPAASYHGYDVLDYEAVNPAFGSDADLRAFIDAAHARGIRVYLDYVLNHTGKDHPWFKSAAASEGSPYRDRYIFSEDPQADIAAGRIDQIATEGAAGYDAGQWFSTDTGAGAAGRFKFVLDWTNADSPTVTVTETADAADADNTQGGADDKYLYFGNGTSKRFYARGGNSYELTLDFDSDWGFLVRTSTTSWAAGTKYGAPDNRTIIRFGEPFTLMSNRSADPANVQFSLPTMYHSHFWTAAFADLNYGKAAEAEQSGAFKAVTEAADKWVRMGVDGFRLDAVKHIYHNAYNDENPTFLKKFYDRMNESYKAAGGEGDFYMVGEMLDEADKAAPYYRGLPALFEFTFWYKLKWALQNGIGCYFVKDILDVQPLYAQYRSDYIEATKLSNHDEDRTGSDLGQSAEKMKVAAAVLLTAQGAPYIYQGEELGYWGTKSNGDEYVRTPILWDKAGNELASGSLSGKIDMQMLTPAISVEAQADDDGSLLNLYRTFARLRNTYPVLAQGKMVKHPVYNDGNTSQQSIAAWYRELDGERMLVVHNFGREEQILTLTDQPDKAVGVSGEVKLQRGDASSKLLMGAWSSVVFTL
- a CDS encoding alpha-amylase family glycosyl hydrolase — its product is MVLVACGTRPQQPAAHPDWSYNSVVYEMNVRQYTPEGTLAAAARHLPRLRELGVDIVWLMPVYPIGVKERKGTLGSYYAISDYEAVNPEFGTLEDFDRFLAEAHRLGLRVILDWVANHTSPDARWIEERPADWYVRDSQGNTIVQYDWTDIAKLDYGNADMRAAMAAAMRFWLDRGIDGFRCDMACEVPIDFWQQTLPALRKEYPGIYLLAEGEAPALHDGAFDASYAWELHHLLNDIAQGRKSAADLRAYVARDAAAMPREAFRLMFTSNHDENSWAGTEFERMGDAARVMALLTFTLPNGQPLVYTGQEMGFDHRFEFFEKDPVPAWERNGFTDFYAALIRLRHENPALAAGERGGQAAYPLGERTPDGLMLFSRTAGGNEVTVAANLSAEEVAFDLPFEGSRREFFTGKEYTGGTRTVLPAWQWLVFAQDRR
- a CDS encoding glycoside hydrolase family 13 protein — its product is MTLAAAGLLSCTGTGQSAFDPASVADASGEVTRVEPLSWWTGMQTPLQLLVNGAGIAAYDVRIEGGQGVGVKARHKADSPNYLFVDVEVKPDAEPGTYYLVFSQGERQFKVPYEIAARAEGSVARKSFTTADMIYLLMPDRFANGDASNDSTPHTRERADRSAFFGRHGGDLQGMIDHLDYIAGLGATAVWPTPLLLDDEPEGSYHGYACGDYYRIDPRFGSNELYREFVGKAHEHGLKVIMDIVTNHCGTGHWWMKDLPFRDWIHQFPEYTGTNVCFSTNMDPNASRYDLDLQESGWFVPSMPDMNLDNPYVLQYFKQWAVWWIEYAGLDGFRVDTYPYNEKVPMSEWCAAVRREYPDFNIVGECWTSSIPQLAYWQGGNPNKDGFDSHLPSIMDFPLQEAICRALPTDSLRWGEGMTRVYDCLSHDFVYHDLSKMMIFVANHDTDRIGDIVRRNPDRLKLSMAMLATMRGIPQIFSGDEMMFTSKDLSQGHGGLRVDFPGGWEGDAVNLFDPAQRDAVQAGLFDYTQRLFQWRKSKPVIHNGRTMHFLSRDNTYAYFRYDDTDAVFVFINNSRGKKQVPWSHYAEIASGLSDGRNVLTGKATEVDDTTTVGPRQALIVEFKRK